In the Populus nigra chromosome 2, ddPopNigr1.1, whole genome shotgun sequence genome, CAAAGGATCCATTGAGCAGCTGAATCTCAGAGAGAAAAGACTTCCTATCATGAACTTTATTGCAGAGATTTACTAAGTCCACAGTTTTAGGAGAAGAATTGCAGGCATCCCACCCACCTAGAAAAGCTTCAATTCTTTCTGCAAGCTGAGAATCATTTGTATCggatttttcttcttgtaatATTTTCCCAAGTGGTATCTGAACATCAAGAGGTGCACGTTGTAGGCTAGAAGGAACAAGTTTGAGTTGGGTTTTTGAGCCTTTCACGGAGGAATAGGATGTTGTTCTTTCTCTTCGAGGCAAAGATGAAAACATACAATCAACAAGTGAATCCCCATGGCAGCATGGAGTAAGGAGATCAAGTGTGCGATCAATGAGTAACAGCCCAGCAGAACGTTTACGGCGCCCCACATCATAAAGACTTGACATGTCTGTCATAATCTTCCCAACAGTCTTTGATAAATCACCAAGGGAAAATATTTCCATTTTCAGGTCCATCTGcaaatttcaaaaaccaaaaccaaagctGTTACACTGTACTGTCAATGATGTCACAATaagtaaccaaataaaataaatgcaggAAAGAAATTGGAGAGATGATTTGTAATTTGCATTCCAAGCTTTAATATAGTTTACAAAAACCCATAAATTGTAAGATTTCTACAACTGCCTACTTTAATGATCGTGTGTTTAGCAATACTTTGCGAAGTGCTTTCTagttgaaaatgcatcaaattgatgttctttttttttttgaaggtttTGACATTCCATATCAAAACCATCAAAAAACCACCCAGAAAACATTGATTTGATGCAATTTCTGCTGAAGAGAACTTTGCCAGAGCACATACAAAAATCACTTATGATCCCGCCTCCAAACTGTACTCAGCTGCCAGTCAAGCACATGTCTGACCAATGCTTTCCATAATGAGAATACTTGactaacattatttttttccttaaggaAAAATGCTTCTGGAATTTACCAGTTTCAGTTCTGAAAGAAGTAAGATTGTTCACAGAGAATGTGCTTCTGAGATTTCATCTctttgaaacaagaaaaaaaaataacattttcagGGTTTTCATCGTCTCAGCTCTCATAGAATCCAATGTTTTTGATACTGTGATAATATAAAGAACAAGAACACTGTGATTATAGAGGTATTTGCACAAAACTCTCAAGGAAAATAtctataataaataaactagtACAATGAAGGAGGAAAATAACTCGCATGTGTTTAAGAAGATGCACACCCGCTACCTTAGCAGCCAGATGGTAAAGAAAATGCGCTGTAAGAAGGGCCCCAGGAGGAACATCGTCACCATCAGGAGGCACTCCAGTACTTATGGGAGGTAATCCAGGGCTAAGAGAATCATCATGTTTGGCTGACAAGTATGCTTCAGAAACTGAACCCTCTGAAGGCAAAACAAAGACTTTAGGAGAAAAGGGACACAAAATCATGGGAAAGTGATGCACCGAAACAACCAATTTTTTCCCTAAATATTCTGTATGGCTatctccaaaaaaatatttcccacTTGAAGTAGCTTCAGAGTGAGAGACATCCTCTTCATTGGATGTGAGCCGTGACCATCCTTCATCTTCAAAGGTTAAACTTTCCTGGAAGTTGCTAGCCTCTGGGTGCGAAGCTTTTTTCTGACTCTTCTTCACAATCTCCTCATAATCTTGAAGAAGCAAGATTTCATACTCATGGAATGCATCTGGTCCCAGAGGTGAATCAGGGTACGCTGATTGGGCTAGCTACAATTGGCAAAGCATTTAGTAAGATTTAACCTCACAAGGCAAATTATAAGATGGTAGAATCCATAGATATCCTCTCCAATATAAGAAGTTTGGGATTGAGGCTTAATTTTTGTTGCATTCCAAAGAAATACCTCAGAGATAGATGTAAATACTGTACATTGATGAACACCATTGTGCGTACTCAGGCAACGTAGAATATATCGATGTGCATCGCTTAGTAGACGAGATGTCATAACCACAATTTTCAATGCAGGATCGGAATTTGAGTTCCAATTAACCACCTAGAGAAAGAATCCATGTGCAAAAGTGCTGCATGagacttgaaattaaaaaaaaaagagaggaagaaataACATGACATGTGGCAGTGAGATAGCTTTATCTTAGTTAGAAAAGTAACTTGGCATCGTCCAAACCGATCATAGATCAAACATGGATACACACAGGCGTGTGAGTGTGAAAATGTTTAACTATTGGTGCATTTTTCATATACAAGAAGCGTTTCTTAGAGCTTTGAGATTGTTCGACATTAaacaattataatgtaattaaaaagaaaaaaactaatagttTGTTTCGTCAATTTGATTCCATCTTTTTCTAGGATTGGTATCACAGCCTAATTCAGAGACAAGAGAAGGAAACAAGTTCTGCTGAGCGAGTTGGTTTTAGTTTAGAGCTTCTGGGGAGAACTAAACGGCATGCACTTGATGATCAGAACTATCAAACGAAGCAAATGAAAATGTCGATTTACTATATTGAtgttatacatacatacatacatacatacatatatatatattgaaacaaATGCTGACCGAATCAAGCGAACACATGTTTTCCAGGCTGCAAATAGCTCTCACTCCAAGTTTGAGTAGCACAGGAAATGCTCCAGCGAATTGGAAACTTTCCGTGCATCCAGAATCGAGATAAAGAATGGCACCCTCAACATGCTCTGATATCTAACCAACAAACATAAAATTCAGATACATATAATCAGAATTGTaactgaagaaaaacaaaatgattcaaTGATACCCAATAACTAAGATCTAGAAACCAAAATTGACCAGAAAAGAAATCTTACTTGGGCAATGGAATCAAGGCATGATTTGATTACATCGACCACAGCCATGTTTAAAATGAAACCCAATTGTCTTACAGGCCTAAACTCGTTGTGACTCCCAGATCAAGATTTGGACAGAAAGAAGGTTTCTCTGAAGTGATTTTCCAAGGACCGATAGCTGAGGAAATTCCACTGGAAGCAAAAGCATTAAGAATCTACAGAGCAGTGCTGATGGAAAGAAACACCGCAGGGAGAACCCGAATACGATGTAACTAGCATATGGGCCTGCGTTCGGTCGAGGGTCCACCAAGAAAATCTTTTGCTGTTATTTTTTAGCTAACCATATAAGTAAACtgtaaaatcaaatcaaatcgaTTGTACAACTAAGAGCCCTTAAAAGCCCAAGCCCATTTGATTGAGGATTAGATCCAAGTTTCATGAaatcttgaattgtttttatttaaattaaattttttaatatattgatattaaaaataaattttaaaaaataaaaaaaattattttgatttatttttaaataaaaacatttttgaaaaattatcgtTATCACTATTTTAAACACTCTTTAAGTGTCTGTTTGAGACATCATTTCAaccagaatttttaaaaattttaattttttattttgaattagtattttttttatgttttttgatgtgatgatatgaaaaataattttttaaaaaacaattatttagatatattttcaaataaaaaacattttaaaaaatactgctACCATTGTCCCAAACACTCCCTAAATCTATGGTattcaaaaccttttctttcaattaaccTTACATATTTCCAGTCATATAAATGTGTTTTAGAATATCATAATATCTAAAAAGATGATCcaagttaacttatcaaacatGCGATCTGAGTCATAAAATCGAGATAATCAGATGGaaaacaaattggaaaaaaaatgaattttaattctcaatcagcctaatattaaaggacaatattaaaaaagaaatcaagtaaaaaaaatagtataaaaaataatctgagtCAATACACCAAACTCATGACCTAGAAAATTAGACCaagataacctaaaaaaaaaacccgatttAACTTGGGTTAACATGCTAGGTTCACAATTTTGgttatgagactaagataataTGAgggttgattttgtattttaataaataaaaagaaataaaaaataatattggtaCGTGTTGAGCACACGTTAACTGCTTTGACTTCGGcatctatttctttttctcttcttttccccTCCTCTCTCTTGGTTGTTGTGCTCTgccatgtatttttattattttaacgcaagtatttttagttataaaataaaataaaatataatgataattattagtagtttatttgttttagttaattgttgccaaatattttttatataatttgtatgCTACCGTTGCCTATAATTATTGCCAAATTTTAGATcagattattttattaattgattttattaattttattggattcaAGTAGCTACTTGCTTGAAgttcgagttatttttttttaaaaaaattaaaaattatcaagtaaCTTACGAGTCAATAATCTCGTtcatcttaataataataaataaataaataaataaaaggtctCCTAGAGTTTAGAAAGCTTTTAAAGTCATTTCAAAGGTATTTCCGTGCCTTAGTAATGAAAAGAGCTGGAGCATGATGATGTTACGAGTGCTGAAGACACGGCCATTAAAGTTAACACGTGTTTGTTTGATTGGTCATTGTTTTTCATTAGAGCCTTTTCTTATCAGATCATGTGCAGTCCTTGCATCGATATTGgtgcatgatttctgattcAATTATGGTTAGCCTTTTTATTACAAGCTTTCTCGTCGTACGCCAGTAAGTGTACTGATTTTGATGGCAGCTTTGCTTTTTGAGAGATAGATATGTTATATTGTCGGGGTGATTGTAacgagattatttttaaaatgttttatattgaaataatatttttttattttttattttttataatttaattttaattttaataaatcaaaatttaaattacgaGGAAAAACACCCCGTTTAATTGAaacaatagtgttttttttccgtAAATAAGTGATATGCGAAAATcaatctattttgttttttcatccgTGAATGTTAACGTGAGTAAATTCATATGTTAACTTGAGTAAATTCATATtctatgtttttgtattttaaaaacatttgaaaaaaataaaaaaatttaaataattttttttaatgtttttaaattattttaataccctaatgttaaaaatattttttaaaaaataataataaaatattattttaatataaaaaacattttgaaaagcaattacaACTCAAACACGTTTTTATTAGTCTATGCAAAATtagttcttttaattattatttttttcttgtttttcatgtttttggaattaaccataaaaaattaaaaatcccgAATTCAACTGAAGAAACATTTAGTTTGAAACCTAATTAAAGATTTTATCATTGATTTGTCAATTTAGTGTTCAGAATTTGAAAAGTACATTATCTGCTCATAAAACATTGGAAagacaaatgaaagaaaaactaaaaatacaattaattattgtgaattaaaacactaaaattatGCGGACGGACCTGCAGCAAGGGGCAGGCCATTTGCTAGCACAGCCTCAGGTAACTGTATTTTACACGATAACAACCCTGCATGCTAAGCCTCAACAGTATCTCTTTTCATAACATAATTTGAATCGAAGACGTGAAGAACAGATCATGTACAAAGCAGATCCCCCCTCCACTCCTTTTATCACAGAAACAAATGAATCTCCGATGCTTTACAGATAAGCCCTACATATACAGGAATGATACAGAAACGTGTGGACAGTATCTTTTTCTGTGCAAGTAAATTGACAAGATTTACAAGGAAATAACGTGGCGTAGCTTCTTATTGGATGATAAGAGCAGGGGATTTTGATTTCCGATTGCGAAATGTATCCTCTTAAAGAACTGAAGGGAGCACCTTGGGAGAGAAAGATATGGACATGGCAAATATTTTACAGAACATATCAAGACCAGTAACGGTGGACACTCTAGCAAAGTAAATGCCTGCGCCATCGGACTCTTGAGGAACCTTGTCTTCTAAGTTTCCGGTATTGGTGCAAGCAAATcctaacaataaaagaaaatgtgtgTAAGCACAACCAGTCAGGTAACAAAGGAGTTAAACAGGGAGGAGACAAGTTACATGATTTACCTCGGAAAAGCGCAAATGCCCATGCTGTATATTAGCGGTCCTGACAATTGTTTCCCACTTCGGGTCATCGGAGAGTGTTTTGGAAGCTTGGACTCTAGAATGTAAATGCATACCAAGAGGGGACCTTGAGGACGAATTCCTCGAGGAAAGAATAGGTAGAGTACGCTTTAGCCAAGACTCTGACGGAGATTTTGGCAAAGGTGGGGGAAGAAGTAGTTGTGTATAGCAGCCAATAGAACTCTCTTTATTGCTTAACTTTCTACACTGTTGGCTTTCTAAATCAATCCTGCCACTGCCAGCCACTTCTCCATTTGAATCCTGAATAAAGACATGAGAACTTTCGAGGTtacctaattttttatctgatcGGCTTTCTAAGTCAATCTTCCCATCTGTGTCCACTTTCGGGCTGGTCAATGTGTTAGAAACCTGCATGTTGTCTTCATCATGTCGGGAACCATCCATCACAGCCATGTGCACATCATGAATGGATTTTTCAGATAACGATAGAAAACAGGAATCAACAGACTCCAAACTATCAGGTCGCAATTTTTTCTTCTCACCCACAGTACTCAAGTGCTTGGAATCCAGGAGTGAAGAATTCACATCACCAGTTTCTCTATTCTTTACAAGTATCTCCACGTCATCCTTTGAGCACTCAGATAAGCCTCTAGCATCAGACGAACTTGAATTAGAATTTTGAGGTTTTACCATATGCATAGAATCTATGTACAGAGTTTTCTCAGCCACGGAAACTGCAGAGACTGATTCCCATTCTCTGCTCTCATTGGCCAATAATTCTCGAAAAATTGTGCCGCCTTTTGCACATTGAATAAAGTCACTTGCCCCAGAATTCCTACATTTATCAGGAATCTCAGTGCATCTTTGTTCTTCATGGACTGGTTGAGGAAATTGACTGTCAGTGGGTGATGCCACTTTACTATGCCAACCCTTGCACGCAGATGATTCATCCAGCTTTTTGTTCTCAGTTTTGCAAGCAATTTTGATGGATTCTCTCTTCTCATACATGGCATTCCTCTGATGCTATACAAAAACAGAGTGCTAAAAATAACTCATCCCTTTAACATGATGGTAGCAACTAGCAAGACAGAAACATATAAGTaatgaagaagataaataaCAAATGAAGAGAGGACTTGAATACCTCATGTGCAGTGACATTACGAGAAGCAGCATTTGAAGACCCAGACTTCGTTGTACAGACTGAAGAAATGGGTACCTGGACCTGCTTTCTCATCCCTAGTACAGGATTCATAAAGCAAAGTGAATTCTGTGAGCATAGCTGAGGCAACAACCCACAAAGTTTAAGTGATGGATCATCGGGTCTGTCATCATCATAATCCTCATCTTCACTATCTTCCACTGCATCTGCTTGAGCATAATTTGGTATATTGTTTGGACTATATCGATTTAGAGGATGCCTTTCCACACCAGTTGCCTTGGCTATTTGTCTCGGTAGCTCTCGCACGACGGGTTGCTTCCTAGTAAAACATTGAGGAGTCTCTGAAGCCATTGCCTTTGCTGCTGGCAAGAAACGAGCCATCATGAAATCTTGACCATGCTGATCTGTAAAGAAAGCCCCAGAACGTTTCAAATCCGGACCATCCAAGCCACTCACGCCACTTATACTGCAGTTCAAGAAGAACGATTCACTTCGTGACAGGATATCAAGTGCATCTGCATAAGCTTCTTCTCCACTTTCTGAACCAGAACTCGACGCATCCTTTATTGCCTCCTTGGAAATTTCTTCTTTAGTTTCATTTTGAAAACTGGAATGGCCATTTCTTGTTTGGGAACGATCAGCTAGTTTAGCGCCTTCAGAACCTTTAATTGAAGCTTGCTGTTGATCATTCAAAATCCTGCCAGGCGGAAGCTTTGGGGCAATAGGGGGCCGTTGAAGAGCCCGGTTTGGTGGTTTGCTTTCATCCTTGGGTCTTCCTGGACTTCGCTCCCATACAAAAGGAACAGTTCCAGGGTTCCTCAGTGGACCTGATTTCAATTCTGATTTGTAAACAGGTGGAGGTATTCTGGATAGAGCATCGTCAGTTTTCCTTTTGATCTTGGCTTCTTTGGTGGATGCTGTTGAGGAGAACCTCCTCACTGATAGAAGCGGCTGATTAAAATCCAATTGCTTTTTTTCCATCAGATTTTTCACTAACATGTACTATATTCTTGCTGCACCGAACCACCttcagatcaaaacaacaccCCGTCAAGATGAATAAGAACTTTAAACC is a window encoding:
- the LOC133682664 gene encoding sec1 family domain-containing protein MIP3; the protein is MAVVDVIKSCLDSIAQISEHVEGAILYLDSGCTESFQFAGAFPVLLKLGVRAICSLENMCSLDSVVNWNSNSDPALKIVVMTSRLLSDAHRYILRCLSTHNGVHQCTVFTSISELAQSAYPDSPLGPDAFHEYEILLLQDYEEIVKKSQKKASHPEASNFQESLTFEDEGWSRLTSNEEDVSHSEATSSGKYFFGDSHTEYLGKKLVVSVHHFPMILCPFSPKVFVLPSEGSVSEAYLSAKHDDSLSPGLPPISTGVPPDGDDVPPGALLTAHFLYHLAAKMDLKMEIFSLGDLSKTVGKIMTDMSSLYDVGRRKRSAGLLLIDRTLDLLTPCCHGDSLVDCMFSSLPRRERTTSYSSVKGSKTQLKLVPSSLQRAPLDVQIPLGKILQEEKSDTNDSQLAERIEAFLGGWDACNSSPKTVDLVNLCNKVHDRKSFLSEIQLLNGSFVSNETFRGTPYLEAILDRRTKDGALLVKKWLQETLRRQNITVNVKIRPGFATKSELQPMIRALAKSQSSLIRNKGIVQLGAAVLVALDELHSTRWNAFASAEKILSATAGDTSQSLGAQIGDLIHKSTMLGSDGDKKTEHLQGLLSFKDALLLMTVGYILAGENFPTSGSGGPFSWKEEHFLKEAIVDAILNNAPVVKLKFLDGLTEELEANLNRKKSEDTIEASSDQLEFDDDQWGKWGDEEEDDDKNDKKQAYSDMQLKLELLDRVDNLFKSLHKLSTVKRNVSLREGTFSSESNFTGDSDSNKSLIYKLLTRVLGKNDVPGLEYHSTTVGRLFKSGFGRFGLGQTKPSLADQNIIMVFVVGGINATEVREVQEALSESGRPDVELILGGTTFLTPDDMLTLLMGDSSYM
- the LOC133682349 gene encoding uncharacterized protein LOC133682349 isoform X1, which gives rise to MLVKNLMEKKQLDFNQPLLSVRRFSSTASTKEAKIKRKTDDALSRIPPPVYKSELKSGPLRNPGTVPFVWERSPGRPKDESKPPNRALQRPPIAPKLPPGRILNDQQQASIKGSEGAKLADRSQTRNGHSSFQNETKEEISKEAIKDASSSGSESGEEAYADALDILSRSESFFLNCSISGVSGLDGPDLKRSGAFFTDQHGQDFMMARFLPAAKAMASETPQCFTRKQPVVRELPRQIAKATGVERHPLNRYSPNNIPNYAQADAVEDSEDEDYDDDRPDDPSLKLCGLLPQLCSQNSLCFMNPVLGMRKQVQVPISSVCTTKSGSSNAASRNVTAHEHQRNAMYEKRESIKIACKTENKKLDESSACKGWHSKVASPTDSQFPQPVHEEQRCTEIPDKCRNSGASDFIQCAKGGTIFRELLANESREWESVSAVSVAEKTLYIDSMHMVKPQNSNSSSSDARGLSECSKDDVEILVKNRETGDVNSSLLDSKHLSTVGEKKKLRPDSLESVDSCFLSLSEKSIHDVHMAVMDGSRHDEDNMQVSNTLTSPKVDTDGKIDLESRSDKKLGNLESSHVFIQDSNGEVAGSGRIDLESQQCRKLSNKESSIGCYTQLLLPPPLPKSPSESWLKRTLPILSSRNSSSRSPLGMHLHSRVQASKTLSDDPKWETIVRTANIQHGHLRFSEDLLAPIPET
- the LOC133682349 gene encoding uncharacterized protein LOC133682349 isoform X2; this encodes MLVKNLMEKKQLDFNQPLLSVRRFSSTASTKEAKIKRKTDDALSRIPPPVYKSELKSGPLRNPGTVPFVWERSPGRPKDESKPPNRALQRPPIAPKLPPGRILNDQQQASIKGSEGAKLADRSQTRNGHSSFQNETKEEISKEAIKDASSSGSESGEEAYADALDILSRSESFFLNCSISGVSGLDGPDLKRSGAFFTDQHGQDFMMARFLPAAKAMASETPQCFTRKQPVVRELPRQIAKATGVERHPLNRYSPNNIPNYAQADAVEDSEDEDYDDDRPDDPSLKLCGLLPQLCSQNSLCFMNPVLGMRKQVQVPISSVCTTKSGSSNAASRNVTAHERNAMYEKRESIKIACKTENKKLDESSACKGWHSKVASPTDSQFPQPVHEEQRCTEIPDKCRNSGASDFIQCAKGGTIFRELLANESREWESVSAVSVAEKTLYIDSMHMVKPQNSNSSSSDARGLSECSKDDVEILVKNRETGDVNSSLLDSKHLSTVGEKKKLRPDSLESVDSCFLSLSEKSIHDVHMAVMDGSRHDEDNMQVSNTLTSPKVDTDGKIDLESRSDKKLGNLESSHVFIQDSNGEVAGSGRIDLESQQCRKLSNKESSIGCYTQLLLPPPLPKSPSESWLKRTLPILSSRNSSSRSPLGMHLHSRVQASKTLSDDPKWETIVRTANIQHGHLRFSEDLLAPIPET